In a genomic window of uncultured Sphaerochaeta sp.:
- a CDS encoding type II toxin-antitoxin system Y4mF family antitoxin produces the protein MNAIARFMKEQRKRTGLTQEEFALRSGLGLRFVRELEQGKTTVRLDKVNQALAMFGYQAVPGPLTVDKE, from the coding sequence ATGAATGCTATCGCACGTTTCATGAAGGAACAGAGAAAACGAACAGGCCTTACCCAAGAGGAGTTTGCACTCCGCTCTGGGCTTGGATTGCGCTTTGTCAGGGAATTGGAACAGGGCAAGACTACCGTTCGACTGGATAAGGTGAATCAAGCCTTGGCCATGTTTGGGTATCAGGCAGTTCCAGGTCCTTTGACTGTTGACAAGGAGTGA
- a CDS encoding HipA N-terminal domain-containing protein: MERRSATVLVDSQPAGVLCETDEGYAFTYDNLYLSQPGAKPISLTLPLSAKQYTSKTMFPFFDGLIPEGWLLSQAITTWKLDARDRMGLICAVCRDCIGDVSIEARI; this comes from the coding sequence ATGGAGAGACGATCAGCCACGGTGCTTGTTGACTCACAACCAGCAGGAGTGCTTTGCGAGACCGATGAAGGATATGCATTCACCTATGACAATCTCTATCTCAGCCAACCAGGAGCCAAGCCAATCAGTCTCACCCTACCACTTTCTGCAAAACAGTACACCAGCAAAACCATGTTCCCTTTCTTTGATGGTCTCATTCCGGAAGGTTGGCTTCTATCGCAAGCAATCACCACATGGAAGCTGGACGCGCGTGACAGGATGGGACTGATATGCGCAGTATGCCGTGACTGTATCGGAGATGTCAGTATAGAGGCACGCATATGA